One Rissa tridactyla isolate bRisTri1 chromosome 4, bRisTri1.patW.cur.20221130, whole genome shotgun sequence DNA window includes the following coding sequences:
- the SS18L2 gene encoding SS18-like protein 2 encodes MSVAFVPERLRGKAEVNQETLQRLLEENDQLIRCIVEYQSKGRATDCVQYQHILHRNLIYLATIADATPPSTQKTVD; translated from the exons ATGTCGGTGGCCTTCGTGCCGGAGCGGCTGCGCGGGAAGGCTGAAGTGAACCAGGAGACGCTGCAGCGG TTGCTGGAGGAGAACGACCAGTTGATCCGGTGCATCGTGGAGTACCAGAGCAAGGGCCGGGCCACCGACTGTGTGCA GTACCAGCATATCCTGCATAGAAACCTCATTTATTTAGCTACAATTGCTGATGCGACGCCACCCAGCACACAGAAGACTGTAGACTGA